Proteins encoded within one genomic window of Thioploca ingrica:
- a CDS encoding putative neutral zinc metallopeptidase, which yields MYILILLFFIIIIFGPQLWARQILTHYSQSRDDFPGTGGELARHLLDRLNLSAVQVQLTELGDHYDPIQKVVRLSRENWEGKSLTAVVTAAHEVGHAIQDHIGYQPLQQRTQLVEIAQSAEKLGAGLMVMIPVVALVIRIPAASVLMFLGGFASLGTAALVHLITLPVEWDASFRRALPLLAKGQYIAVKDQRAARLILTACALTYASASLASLLNLWRWLAILKR from the coding sequence ATGTATATTCTTATTTTATTGTTTTTCATCATTATTATTTTTGGTCCGCAACTCTGGGCAAGACAAATCCTGACCCACTACAGTCAATCCCGTGACGATTTTCCCGGTACGGGTGGTGAACTTGCTCGCCATCTACTTGATAGATTGAATTTATCTGCGGTTCAAGTTCAACTGACTGAATTGGGTGATCACTATGATCCGATTCAAAAAGTCGTGCGATTAAGTCGGGAAAATTGGGAAGGTAAATCTTTGACTGCAGTGGTCACTGCGGCACATGAAGTGGGACATGCTATTCAGGATCATATTGGTTATCAACCTTTACAGCAGCGTACCCAATTAGTTGAAATCGCCCAATCGGCAGAAAAGCTTGGCGCCGGGCTCATGGTCATGATACCGGTCGTTGCTTTGGTCATCAGGATTCCTGCCGCCAGTGTCTTGATGTTTTTGGGTGGTTTTGCTAGTTTGGGTACCGCCGCATTGGTTCATTTAATCACTTTACCGGTTGAATGGGATGCTAGCTTTAGGAGGGCACTCCCGCTATTAGCGAAAGGTCAATATATTGCTGTTAAAGATCAACGTGCGGCTCGATTGATTCTAACCGCTTGCGCTTTAACCTATGCTTCTGCTTCATTAGCGAGTTTGCTGAATTTATGGCGCTGGCTTGCGATTTTAAAACGTTGA